A genome region from Defluviimonas aquaemixtae includes the following:
- a CDS encoding FadR/GntR family transcriptional regulator, which yields MPFRKIVPEKLSHSVRRQIESLILQGILRPGERLPSERELSERLGVSRPSLRDAVSELEEAGLLTARAGAGIFVAEVLGSAFSPALVQLFASHEEAVFDYLDFRRDLEGLAAERAAQLGSDTDLQVIDAIFAKMEAAHLKRNPEDEARLDAEFHMAIIEASHNVVMLHMMRSMFDLLRRGVFYNRQVMFRQKMTRGALLDQHRAINTALQARDPAGARAAVEAHLSFVRHALEAEMKAGRNEDVARLRFESEMRR from the coding sequence ATGCCGTTCCGCAAGATCGTCCCGGAAAAGCTGTCGCACAGCGTGCGTCGGCAGATCGAGTCGCTGATACTGCAGGGCATCCTGCGTCCCGGTGAGCGACTGCCATCTGAACGCGAACTTTCCGAACGTCTCGGCGTCTCGCGTCCCTCGCTCAGGGACGCGGTGTCGGAACTCGAGGAGGCGGGGCTTCTGACCGCACGAGCGGGCGCAGGCATATTCGTCGCCGAGGTCTTGGGTTCGGCCTTCTCTCCCGCGCTTGTCCAGCTTTTCGCGAGCCACGAAGAGGCGGTCTTCGACTATCTCGACTTCCGCCGCGACCTCGAAGGGCTCGCCGCCGAGCGCGCAGCCCAGCTCGGATCGGATACCGATCTGCAGGTAATCGACGCGATCTTTGCAAAGATGGAAGCCGCGCATCTGAAGCGCAACCCCGAGGACGAGGCACGGCTCGACGCCGAGTTTCACATGGCGATCATCGAGGCGAGCCACAACGTGGTCATGCTGCACATGATGCGGTCGATGTTCGACCTCCTGCGCCGGGGCGTGTTCTACAACCGCCAGGTCATGTTCCGCCAGAAGATGACGCGCGGCGCGCTGCTCGACCAGCACCGGGCGATCAACACCGCCCTGCAGGCGCGCGACCCGGCGGGCGCCCGCGCCGCGGTGGAGGCGCATCTCAGCTTCGTGCGCCACGCACTCGAGGCCGAGATGAAGGCGGGCCGAAATGAAGACGTAGCGCGCCTGCGCTTCGAAAGCGAGATGCGGCGCTGA
- a CDS encoding OmpA family protein, whose amino-acid sequence MRITNLLLAGSASALLLAACTPVDAPTTTPNQRTKEGALTGAGIGALAGVLTGEGGKDKLDRAVVGAVAGGLIGGAVGANLDRQAADLQARISDSRIRIINEGNQLRVVMPEGILFATDSAAVQPSIQNDLFAVADNLNRYPNTRVEIVGHTDNTGSASYNQDLSERRAAAVAALLRNAGVSGARIVSYGRGESMPTASNLTPEGRQQNRRVEILIIPTG is encoded by the coding sequence ATGCGCATCACGAACCTCCTTCTGGCCGGTTCCGCCTCGGCCCTGCTACTCGCGGCCTGTACGCCCGTCGACGCCCCCACCACCACGCCGAACCAGCGCACCAAGGAAGGCGCGCTGACCGGCGCTGGGATCGGCGCGCTCGCCGGCGTTCTGACCGGCGAGGGCGGCAAGGACAAGCTTGACCGCGCCGTTGTGGGCGCCGTCGCCGGCGGACTCATCGGTGGGGCGGTCGGCGCCAACCTTGACCGCCAGGCAGCCGACCTGCAGGCTCGAATCAGCGACAGCCGCATCCGTATCATCAACGAAGGCAACCAGCTGCGCGTGGTGATGCCCGAGGGCATACTCTTCGCCACCGACAGCGCCGCCGTGCAGCCTTCGATCCAGAACGACCTCTTTGCGGTCGCCGACAACCTCAACCGCTACCCGAACACCCGGGTGGAGATCGTAGGCCACACCGATAATACCGGCTCGGCGTCCTACAACCAGGACCTGTCGGAGCGCCGCGCAGCGGCCGTCGCCGCACTTCTGCGGAATGCCGGCGTTTCGGGAGCGCGCATCGTCTCTTACGGGCGCGGCGAGTCGATGCCGACCGCGTCCAACCTGACGCCCGAAGGCCGTCAGCAGAATCGCCGCGTCGAGATTCTGATCATCCCCACGGGCTGA
- a CDS encoding methylated-DNA--[protein]-cysteine S-methyltransferase → MNESIGHGYHYGVIARALKLIEDEGGPGLALEDLAAKLSMSPAHFQRVFSRWVGVSPKRYQQYLTIDLAKRLLSERHTLLDAAAEAGLSGTGRLHDLFLRWEAMSPGEYARAGEGLKIHYGWFDTPFGEALAMGTDRGLCGLAFAEDCGRDHAFADLAGRWPLAAFEQAPDQIAPWVEAALAQKGETRLHMIGAPFQIKVWEALLAIPSGHVTTYSDIARAIGNPRAVRAVGTAVGRNPVSWLIPCHRALRKSGGLGGYHWGLPVKRALLAWEAARADAG, encoded by the coding sequence ATGAACGAATCCATCGGACACGGCTACCACTACGGTGTTATCGCCCGCGCCCTGAAACTTATCGAAGACGAAGGCGGCCCCGGCCTCGCGCTTGAGGATCTTGCTGCCAAGCTCTCGATGAGTCCCGCGCATTTCCAGCGCGTCTTCTCGCGCTGGGTAGGGGTCTCGCCGAAGCGTTATCAGCAGTATCTCACCATCGACCTCGCCAAGCGGCTGCTGTCCGAACGGCACACGCTTCTCGATGCGGCCGCCGAGGCGGGCCTTTCGGGCACCGGACGGCTCCACGATCTTTTCCTCAGATGGGAAGCGATGAGCCCTGGTGAGTACGCCCGCGCGGGCGAGGGGCTGAAGATCCACTACGGCTGGTTCGATACGCCCTTCGGCGAGGCGCTCGCCATGGGCACCGACCGCGGCCTCTGCGGGCTGGCCTTCGCCGAGGACTGCGGACGCGACCATGCCTTCGCCGACCTGGCCGGGCGCTGGCCGCTGGCGGCCTTCGAACAAGCGCCGGACCAGATCGCGCCCTGGGTCGAGGCTGCGCTTGCCCAGAAGGGCGAGACGCGGCTCCACATGATCGGTGCCCCGTTCCAGATCAAGGTCTGGGAGGCCCTGCTCGCCATCCCATCGGGTCATGTCACGACCTATTCCGACATTGCCCGCGCGATTGGAAATCCGCGCGCCGTCCGCGCCGTTGGCACCGCCGTGGGCCGCAACCCGGTCAGCTGGCTTATCCCCTGCCACCGGGCGCTTCGGAAGTCCGGCGGGCTTGGCGGCTATCACTGGGGCCTGCCGGTCAAACGCGCGCTCCTCGCATGGGAGGCCGCGCGTGCGGACGCCGGTTGA
- a CDS encoding Hint domain-containing protein: MATYHSFGCTAKMLVPRPMADSFALSPDHVPSTGRTLVTRADGAILHGEGNRDGRGAATNRTAGNEARTASGFAAGTLIATARGEIAADRLRVGDRVFTLDGGYQPVLWADGFELNGSCEEIEFPPGSLGEGPSSRPLTVTLGHRVLLRGARLSLLFGESEGLAEAGDFTPRTGVFRRPTAADVRFHQILLPRHEIILANGVLSESLFAGAASMAAQPDPVRRQILALAGDGHRESARLCLTRCETALALDDTSADDLAAA; the protein is encoded by the coding sequence ATGGCGACCTATCACTCCTTTGGATGCACCGCAAAGATGCTCGTCCCCAGACCGATGGCTGACTCCTTCGCGCTGTCGCCCGACCATGTTCCGTCAACCGGCAGGACCCTCGTCACCCGTGCGGATGGCGCCATTCTTCACGGCGAAGGGAACCGTGACGGGCGCGGCGCCGCCACGAACCGAACAGCCGGCAACGAGGCCCGGACAGCCTCCGGCTTCGCCGCCGGAACCCTGATCGCGACGGCCCGCGGCGAGATTGCGGCCGATAGATTGCGGGTGGGGGATCGGGTCTTCACGCTTGACGGCGGCTACCAGCCGGTGCTGTGGGCAGACGGCTTCGAGTTGAACGGATCGTGCGAGGAGATCGAGTTTCCACCGGGCAGCCTCGGCGAAGGTCCGTCCTCCCGACCGCTCACGGTCACTTTGGGCCACCGGGTGCTTCTGAGAGGCGCGCGCCTCTCCCTTCTCTTCGGCGAAAGCGAGGGGCTGGCGGAGGCCGGCGATTTCACGCCGCGGACCGGCGTCTTCCGCCGTCCGACGGCGGCCGACGTGCGCTTTCACCAGATCCTCCTGCCGAGACACGAAATCATCCTCGCCAACGGAGTTCTCAGCGAAAGTCTCTTTGCCGGGGCCGCGAGCATGGCGGCCCAGCCCGACCCGGTTCGCCGCCAGATCCTGGCACTTGCCGGCGACGGCCACCGCGAATCCGCGCGGCTCTGTTTGACACGCTGTGAAACCGCGCTGGCGCTCGACGACACCTCCGCCGATGACCTCGCCGCCGCCTGA
- the nth gene encoding endonuclease III, with product MARQLDYHTMWQIFARFRESEPEPKGELEHLNAFTLLVAVALSAQATDAGVNKATRTLFKIADTPEKMLALGEEGLTDYIKTIGLFRQKAKNVLKLSRILHEQYGGKVPSSRAALVTLPGVGRKTANVVLNMWFRHPAQAVDTHIFRVGNRTGIAAGKTVEVVERAIEDNVPVEFQLHAHHWLILHGRYICVARKPKCGACLIRDLCPYEEKTF from the coding sequence ATGGCGCGCCAACTCGACTATCACACGATGTGGCAGATCTTCGCCCGGTTCCGCGAGTCCGAGCCGGAGCCGAAGGGTGAGCTCGAACATCTCAACGCTTTCACCCTGCTCGTCGCCGTCGCGCTGTCGGCGCAGGCCACCGATGCCGGCGTCAACAAGGCGACGCGGACGCTCTTCAAGATTGCCGACACGCCGGAAAAGATGCTGGCGCTCGGCGAGGAAGGTCTGACGGACTACATCAAGACCATCGGGCTTTTCCGGCAGAAGGCGAAGAACGTCCTGAAGCTCAGCCGCATCCTGCACGAGCAGTACGGCGGCAAGGTACCGTCGTCGCGCGCCGCGCTGGTGACGCTGCCGGGTGTGGGGCGCAAGACGGCCAATGTCGTCCTGAACATGTGGTTCCGTCATCCCGCCCAAGCTGTCGACACGCATATATTCCGGGTCGGGAACCGGACCGGCATCGCCGCCGGCAAGACCGTCGAGGTCGTCGAGCGCGCGATCGAGGACAACGTGCCCGTCGAGTTCCAGCTGCACGCCCATCACTGGCTGATCCTGCACGGCCGCTACATCTGCGTGGCGCGCAAGCCGAAATGCGGCGCGTGCCTCATCCGTGACCTGTGCCCCTACGAGGAGAAGACGTTTTGA
- a CDS encoding adenosine kinase, with protein sequence MTDRYQVVGIGNAIVDVLSQTDESFLDLMGIQKGIMQLVERERGEMLYAAMKDRTQAPGGSVGNTVAGLGNLGLKSAFIGRVRDDALGRFFQKSLTAEGTDFPNPPVNGDDLPTSRSMIFVTPDGERSMNTYLGISADLGPEDVSDGIAGKTDYLFLEGYLFDKDKGKEAFHKAAAACHKGGGKAGVALSDPFCVDRHRDDFRRLVKDEMDYVIGNQHEWEALYQTEDLNEALAQARSECPTVVCTRSGADVIILRGGERADVPVHRVVPVDATGAGDQFAAGFLYGLATGQTLATAGRMGCVAAAEVISHFGARPDTDVKALFRAHGLI encoded by the coding sequence TTGACCGACCGCTATCAGGTGGTGGGCATCGGCAACGCGATTGTCGACGTGCTGAGCCAGACCGACGAGAGCTTCCTCGATCTCATGGGGATTCAGAAGGGGATCATGCAGCTCGTCGAGCGTGAGCGGGGCGAGATGCTCTATGCCGCGATGAAGGACAGGACGCAGGCGCCCGGCGGATCGGTCGGCAACACGGTTGCCGGACTCGGGAACCTCGGTCTGAAGTCGGCCTTCATCGGACGGGTCCGGGACGACGCCTTGGGGCGCTTCTTCCAGAAGTCGCTGACGGCTGAGGGTACGGACTTCCCGAACCCGCCGGTGAATGGGGACGATCTTCCGACCTCGCGGTCGATGATCTTCGTCACGCCCGACGGCGAGCGGTCGATGAATACCTATCTCGGCATCTCGGCCGATCTGGGGCCCGAGGACGTGTCCGACGGCATTGCGGGTAAGACCGACTATCTCTTTCTCGAAGGCTATCTCTTCGACAAGGACAAGGGAAAGGAGGCGTTCCACAAGGCCGCTGCGGCTTGCCACAAGGGCGGCGGCAAGGCGGGTGTCGCGCTGTCCGACCCGTTCTGCGTGGACCGCCACCGCGACGATTTCCGCCGTCTGGTGAAGGACGAGATGGACTATGTCATCGGCAATCAGCACGAGTGGGAGGCGCTTTACCAGACCGAGGACCTAAACGAGGCGCTGGCACAGGCGCGGTCCGAATGTCCGACAGTCGTCTGCACCCGGTCGGGCGCTGATGTCATCATTCTGCGGGGCGGCGAGCGCGCCGACGTGCCGGTGCATCGTGTCGTGCCTGTCGATGCGACCGGCGCGGGCGACCAGTTCGCGGCGGGCTTCCTCTACGGGCTTGCCACCGGGCAGACGCTCGCGACAGCGGGCCGGATGGGCTGCGTCGCGGCGGCCGAGGTCATCAGCCATTTCGGTGCGCGGCCCGATACCGACGTCAAGGCGCTGTTCCGCGCGCACGGCCTGATCTGA
- a CDS encoding DUF3052 family protein: MAGYSGTPLAKKLGLKQGMRTAVLNPPWPYAKTLGLDEVPAVIAAETALPEELDFVHLFTPRHAELDRRLAEARRTLAPAGMVWVSWPKKASGLPSEITEDTVRDIALPLGLVDVKVCAVDEVWSGLKLVIRKELR; encoded by the coding sequence ATGGCCGGCTATTCCGGCACACCGCTTGCTAAGAAGCTCGGGCTGAAGCAGGGGATGCGCACGGCGGTACTCAACCCACCTTGGCCCTATGCCAAGACACTCGGCCTCGACGAGGTCCCGGCCGTGATCGCGGCAGAGACCGCCCTGCCCGAGGAGCTAGATTTCGTTCATCTCTTCACGCCCCGCCATGCCGAACTCGACCGGCGTCTCGCTGAGGCGCGGCGCACCCTCGCGCCGGCGGGCATGGTCTGGGTCAGCTGGCCCAAGAAGGCGTCCGGCCTCCCGTCCGAGATCACCGAGGACACGGTGCGCGACATCGCCTTGCCCCTCGGCCTCGTCGACGTGAAGGTCTGCGCGGTCGACGAGGTCTGGTCGGGCCTGAAGCTCGTGATCCGCAAGGAACTGCGCTGA
- a CDS encoding sulfotransferase family protein, producing the protein MGFPGTWMTESQSVVYRVVPKCACSTIGQVMFYSDHGRFFDGDIHDATEGLHKWSQERSQPLIEANVKGHKSYSFTCVRNPYTRILSSFFDKICGIQRNGKRYRGNLVPLLIQKYGIEVGDPENGFEFDQIKSFRRFLLFARDTIRWRRPMEPDIHWSAMSGHISTFIVNGGRYDHIFFTEKFNEGIQVVLDAIETPKKVNLKKIPRFNESEGHGPKRAHPVEDYFDDLSMHLVYEIYKRDFQLFHYDFENPANKMPLGEIDLDEVHAKLGE; encoded by the coding sequence ATGGGTTTCCCCGGAACCTGGATGACCGAAAGCCAAAGCGTGGTCTACCGCGTCGTGCCGAAATGCGCGTGTTCGACGATCGGGCAGGTCATGTTCTATTCCGATCACGGCCGCTTCTTCGACGGTGACATCCACGACGCGACCGAGGGCCTGCACAAATGGTCGCAAGAGCGCAGCCAACCGCTGATCGAGGCGAACGTGAAGGGCCACAAGAGCTATTCCTTCACCTGCGTGCGCAATCCCTACACGCGGATCCTGTCCTCGTTCTTCGACAAGATCTGCGGCATCCAGCGGAACGGCAAACGCTACCGCGGAAACCTCGTTCCGCTGTTGATCCAGAAATACGGGATCGAGGTCGGCGACCCCGAGAACGGCTTCGAATTCGACCAGATCAAATCCTTCCGCCGGTTCCTCCTTTTCGCCCGCGACACGATCCGCTGGCGCCGTCCGATGGAGCCCGACATCCACTGGTCCGCGATGTCCGGCCACATCTCGACCTTCATCGTGAACGGCGGGCGCTACGACCACATCTTCTTCACCGAGAAGTTCAACGAAGGCATTCAGGTCGTCCTCGACGCGATTGAGACGCCGAAGAAGGTGAATCTGAAGAAGATCCCGCGCTTCAACGAAAGCGAAGGCCACGGGCCGAAGCGCGCCCATCCGGTCGAGGACTATTTCGACGATCTCTCGATGCACCTCGTCTACGAGATCTACAAGCGCGACTTCCAGCTCTTCCACTACGATTTCGAGAATCCGGCCAACAAGATGCCCCTGGGCGAGATCGATCTCGACGAGGTTCACGCCAAGCTCGGAGAGTAG
- a CDS encoding DUF5928 domain-containing protein, translating into MAKIAFILLCHKDPEGIIRQAERLTAAGDCMAIHFDARARPKDYQRIRAALDANPNVAFARRRVKCGWGEWSLVQATLNAVERVLEAFPDATHFYMLSGDCMAVKSAEYAHGFLDAQDCDFVESFDFFDSDWIKTGMKEERLIYRHPFNERSQKRLFYGWFNLQKRLGWTRDIPADLQMMIGSQWWCLRRRTIEAIMEFSRERRDVMRFFRTTWIPDETFFQTLVRHLVPEPEIRSRTLTFLMFSDYGMPVTFYNDHYDLLLSQDFLFARKISPEARRLKARLGDLYASKGVRFEISNEGRGLYKFLTGKGRQGRRFAPRFWETEASLGRERELLIVVCKKWHVAKRLAEHARRATNVPVVEYLFDEEATELPDLGGIQSTLEKRARHRRALMRMLFDYHKTDRLLICMDPANVDLMRDFCSDRATTRLLLVECTYSDDYLTGHAKRVGLAGEQTGAETLARLLPTIRYDLRHEGDMIRDANFANLHRIREWATPSENTVPLAAFLSIPEPAAEEIAAAEHLYAD; encoded by the coding sequence ATGGCGAAGATTGCCTTCATATTGCTGTGCCACAAGGACCCGGAGGGGATCATCCGCCAGGCGGAGCGCCTGACGGCAGCGGGCGATTGCATGGCGATCCATTTCGACGCCCGCGCCAGGCCCAAGGACTATCAGCGCATCCGGGCAGCCCTCGACGCCAACCCCAACGTCGCGTTCGCCCGCCGGCGCGTCAAGTGCGGCTGGGGAGAGTGGAGTCTGGTTCAGGCCACGCTGAACGCGGTCGAACGGGTGCTGGAGGCCTTTCCCGACGCAACGCATTTCTACATGCTTTCGGGCGACTGCATGGCGGTGAAGTCGGCCGAGTACGCGCACGGTTTCCTCGATGCCCAGGATTGCGACTTTGTCGAGAGCTTCGATTTCTTCGACTCGGACTGGATCAAGACCGGTATGAAGGAAGAACGACTGATCTACCGCCATCCCTTCAACGAACGCAGCCAGAAGCGGCTCTTCTACGGCTGGTTCAACCTTCAGAAACGGCTGGGCTGGACGCGGGACATTCCCGCCGACCTCCAAATGATGATCGGATCGCAGTGGTGGTGCCTGAGACGCCGTACGATCGAGGCGATCATGGAATTCTCGCGCGAGCGGCGCGACGTGATGCGTTTCTTCCGCACGACCTGGATTCCGGACGAGACCTTCTTTCAGACACTCGTGCGGCATCTCGTGCCCGAACCCGAGATCCGGTCGCGGACGCTGACGTTCCTGATGTTCTCCGACTACGGGATGCCGGTCACGTTCTATAACGACCACTACGACCTGCTTCTGAGCCAGGATTTCCTCTTCGCCCGCAAGATCAGCCCCGAGGCCCGGCGGCTCAAGGCGCGGCTCGGCGATCTTTACGCCTCCAAGGGCGTCCGGTTCGAGATTTCGAACGAGGGGCGCGGGCTATACAAGTTCCTGACCGGCAAGGGCCGCCAAGGACGCCGCTTCGCGCCCCGGTTCTGGGAAACGGAGGCGAGCCTCGGGCGCGAGCGCGAGCTGCTGATCGTGGTCTGCAAGAAATGGCACGTGGCCAAGCGGCTGGCAGAGCACGCGCGGCGGGCGACCAACGTGCCGGTTGTCGAATACCTCTTCGACGAGGAGGCGACGGAGCTGCCGGACTTGGGCGGTATTCAGTCCACGCTCGAGAAGCGTGCGCGCCACCGGCGGGCGCTCATGCGGATGCTGTTCGACTACCACAAGACTGACCGACTCTTGATCTGCATGGACCCGGCGAATGTCGACCTGATGCGCGATTTCTGCTCGGACCGGGCGACGACGCGATTGTTGCTGGTCGAGTGTACATATTCGGACGACTATCTCACTGGCCATGCGAAACGCGTGGGACTGGCCGGTGAGCAGACCGGCGCTGAGACACTGGCGCGCCTTCTGCCGACCATCCGCTACGACCTTCGCCACGAGGGAGACATGATCCGGGATGCGAATTTCGCCAACCTCCACCGCATAAGAGAGTGGGCCACGCCGTCCGAAAACACCGTGCCTCTGGCGGCGTTTCTGTCTATTCCAGAACCTGCGGCCGAAGAGATCGCCGCGGCCGAGCACCTTTACGCCGACTGA
- a CDS encoding histidine triad nucleotide-binding protein, with protein sequence MPYAYDDENVFARILRGEIPNKTVLETEHTLAFHDIGPQAPVHVLVIPKGKYVNFDHFAAEATPGEITDFTRVAGEVCRMLGVQPGAGGAGYRTISNAGTHGVQEVPHYHMHILGGRVLGRMLQRTG encoded by the coding sequence ATGCCCTACGCCTATGACGACGAGAACGTCTTCGCCCGCATCCTGAGAGGCGAGATCCCGAACAAGACGGTGCTGGAGACCGAGCATACGCTGGCTTTCCACGACATAGGTCCGCAGGCACCGGTCCATGTGCTCGTGATCCCGAAGGGCAAGTACGTGAACTTCGACCATTTCGCCGCCGAGGCGACACCGGGGGAGATCACCGATTTCACCCGCGTGGCTGGTGAGGTTTGCCGGATGCTGGGCGTGCAGCCGGGCGCGGGCGGCGCGGGTTACCGTACCATCTCGAATGCCGGGACCCACGGCGTGCAGGAAGTTCCACACTACCACATGCACATTCTGGGCGGACGCGTTCTGGGGCGGATGCTACAGCGCACGGGTTGA
- a CDS encoding mechanosensitive ion channel family protein, giving the protein MDQITADTGNVLEKIDSWVDGFFRLLPNIAVAFVLLLIFWFLAIGASALVRRMASRRGRENLGDVAASLARWMIVILGVMLAVTIIAPSVTPADLFAGLGISSVAIGFAFKDILQNMLAGILILLRQPFEVGDQIVSGGHEGTVERIETRATLIKTYDGRRVVIPNADIYTDAVVVNTAFDQRRSEYDIQIGCNDDWDEACRLMVKATKGCEGVLSEPAPEALPWAIAESGNNVRLRWWTDPDRASVVQAFSRVIEASYKALDAAGIDMPYPTQVMLFHDQTEETDGDRARRRDGWPKRPDGNNPKPHRIADALAELRKAGKSSERASET; this is encoded by the coding sequence ATGGACCAGATCACGGCCGATACCGGCAACGTTCTCGAAAAGATCGACAGCTGGGTAGACGGCTTTTTCCGGTTGCTGCCGAATATCGCGGTCGCCTTCGTGCTGCTGTTGATCTTCTGGTTCCTCGCCATCGGAGCCTCTGCTCTCGTCCGGCGGATGGCGAGCCGGCGCGGCCGCGAAAATCTCGGAGACGTGGCCGCATCGCTCGCGCGCTGGATGATCGTCATTCTTGGCGTCATGCTCGCCGTGACCATCATCGCGCCATCGGTGACGCCAGCGGATCTCTTCGCCGGTCTCGGCATCAGTTCGGTCGCGATCGGCTTTGCGTTCAAGGACATTCTGCAGAACATGCTCGCCGGAATCCTCATCCTGCTTCGCCAGCCGTTCGAGGTCGGAGATCAGATCGTCTCGGGCGGGCATGAAGGAACTGTGGAGCGGATCGAGACCCGCGCAACGTTGATCAAGACCTATGATGGCCGCCGCGTCGTCATCCCGAACGCCGACATCTATACCGATGCGGTCGTCGTCAATACGGCATTCGATCAGCGCCGGTCGGAATATGACATCCAGATCGGCTGCAATGACGATTGGGACGAGGCCTGCCGGCTCATGGTCAAAGCCACGAAAGGTTGCGAGGGCGTGCTGAGCGAACCCGCGCCCGAGGCACTGCCCTGGGCCATCGCCGAAAGCGGCAACAACGTTCGCCTGCGCTGGTGGACCGATCCGGACCGCGCGTCCGTCGTCCAGGCCTTCTCGCGCGTCATCGAGGCGAGCTACAAGGCGCTCGACGCAGCCGGCATCGACATGCCGTATCCGACGCAGGTCATGCTCTTCCACGACCAGACCGAGGAGACGGACGGCGACCGCGCGAGACGGCGCGACGGCTGGCCGAAGCGTCCGGACGGCAACAACCCGAAGCCGCACAGAATAGCGGATGCGCTGGCGGAATTGCGGAAAGCCGGTAAATCCTCGGAGCGCGCCTCCGAGACGTAG
- a CDS encoding zinc-finger domain-containing protein, giving the protein MPIPAPETEVVSAWKVACDGGEGALGHPRVWLTIPRDAGFVECGYCDKKYVIDLEHARDDH; this is encoded by the coding sequence ATGCCGATCCCCGCCCCCGAGACCGAGGTCGTCTCCGCCTGGAAAGTGGCCTGCGATGGTGGCGAGGGCGCGCTGGGCCATCCCCGCGTGTGGCTGACGATCCCGCGCGATGCAGGCTTCGTTGAATGCGGCTACTGCGATAAGAAGTACGTGATCGACCTTGAGCACGCACGCGACGATCACTGA